The Gemmatimonas sp. UBA7669 genome includes a window with the following:
- a CDS encoding SIR2 family NAD-dependent protein deacylase, protein MVPPDPTLPRRRVASPPPTDPQTRAESLAVAARALRSAEHVCVLTGAGVSAESGIPTFREAQTGVWAQFSPQELATPGAFASNPGRVWQWYAGRRSTVRAAQPNPAHLALASLAQRVSHATLITQNVDDLHERAGSRDIIRLHGSLLHMRCSASCAGSVEVAEPASAEPPPCPTCGSPMRPDVVWFGESIPMGPFEAARQAAIACDVFLSVGTSNVVEPAASLPWIAATHGATVIVVNPTMEGQRKGPSILPLEGPAAVLLPRLVGEAFAGRRPRRQSE, encoded by the coding sequence ATGGTGCCACCAGATCCGACTCTGCCGCGGCGGCGCGTCGCTTCGCCCCCGCCCACCGACCCGCAAACGCGGGCGGAATCGCTTGCCGTTGCCGCCCGAGCCCTGCGGTCGGCCGAACATGTCTGCGTGCTGACCGGGGCCGGCGTTTCGGCCGAAAGCGGTATTCCCACGTTTCGTGAGGCGCAAACTGGCGTCTGGGCCCAGTTCAGCCCGCAGGAGCTGGCCACGCCCGGGGCGTTTGCCAGTAACCCGGGCCGTGTGTGGCAGTGGTATGCCGGGCGACGGTCCACCGTGCGGGCAGCGCAACCCAACCCCGCCCATCTGGCCCTGGCCTCACTGGCGCAGCGGGTGTCGCATGCCACGCTCATTACGCAGAATGTGGACGACCTGCACGAACGGGCCGGGAGCCGGGACATCATCCGCCTGCACGGTTCGCTGCTGCATATGCGCTGTAGTGCCAGCTGCGCGGGTTCCGTGGAGGTTGCCGAACCGGCCAGCGCCGAGCCGCCGCCATGTCCGACCTGCGGATCGCCCATGCGCCCCGATGTGGTATGGTTCGGCGAGTCCATCCCCATGGGACCCTTCGAGGCGGCGCGTCAGGCCGCCATTGCCTGCGACGTATTCCTGTCGGTTGGGACATCCAATGTGGTGGAGCCGGCGGCGTCGTTGCCGTGGATTGCCGCCACCCATGGCGCCACGGTGATTGTGGTCAATCCCACCATGGAAGGTCAGCGCAAGGGCCCCAGCATCCTGCCACTCGAGGGGCCGGCGGCGGTGCTTCTGCCGCGTCTTGTTGGAGAGGCCTTTGCCGGTCGGCGCCCGCGACGTCAGTCGGAGTAG
- a CDS encoding TonB-dependent receptor, which translates to MPATLIAVVPALLLALSVSSPIGAQGAPTAGATGRITGRVVDAASGQGITDAGVQVVGTTLGTQTGVDGRFSIANIPAGTVTLNVRRIGYGPKTVTGIIVPAGGTVEQSVSLSAAELQLAAVSVTATKEKGTVNEALNQQRNATNVVNAITAEQIARSPDGDAAAAAQRVSGVTVQDGKYLQVRGLSERYTTASLNGARIPSPEPERKVVPLDLFPASLLQDVTTSKTFTPDQPGDFAGANVNIRTREFPARRQINYSSSFGFGDRVFRQSLPFAPRAGGELFGMASSNRRIPSAISQANFLGNVSQQQFNQMALEQRNVWAPTRRDGGMNGSFGLSTGGNTILGKRIGYVLSGNYGYSEEVRANERYAIGNQGANNTVVPLTELRGQTGRSSAQWGGIANVSTLLGKNSRLSLNSTITRSADNEARTDRGFDENLNDSIQRTTLRYVERGVATLTGSGEHQLSERNKTAWQLSYGNTSRREPDRSDVVYVRAPEGGYQILASLDGARRLYFDLEENNLTGQVDHTLAIGNVANQNTLKVGAYLRTTDRRADAPIYAFISRASQDVVRQSPDVIFGAGQACDGCSNINVQPIGQAGSYSADDRTAAAYLMADWGLTSRTRMIAGARVEQAKIDVAASTQGGFTTNAALDNTDVLPSLLLNTRLTDNQNLRFGVTRTLARPEYRELAPVTFRDVLGGVSVTGNANLVRSLIDNVDLRWEAFPNPGEVLSIGVFAKRFDRPIERLEQATSGAYQARFQNALSATNYGVELELRKQLGFLGTWGEAFTGFSNVTLMSSRVKLDSTGGLTVTDAQRRLVGQAPYVVNTGLTYSNLSGSTNATLLYNVVGERITAAGVVPLPNIVEKPRHLIDLSLRIPVAGSLSARVDARNLLDARTRFMQGNLEREGFNSGRSFSMGLSWRQ; encoded by the coding sequence ATGCCTGCGACCCTGATCGCCGTCGTCCCCGCGCTGCTGCTTGCTCTTTCCGTCTCGTCTCCCATCGGCGCGCAGGGCGCTCCGACGGCCGGAGCCACCGGTCGCATCACCGGCCGCGTCGTCGACGCGGCGAGCGGCCAGGGCATCACCGATGCCGGCGTGCAGGTGGTGGGCACCACGCTCGGTACGCAGACCGGCGTCGACGGCCGCTTCAGCATCGCCAACATTCCCGCCGGTACCGTCACACTGAATGTGCGACGCATCGGCTACGGACCCAAGACGGTCACCGGCATCATCGTGCCGGCAGGTGGCACGGTCGAACAGTCGGTCTCGCTTTCTGCCGCTGAACTGCAGCTCGCCGCGGTGAGCGTGACCGCGACCAAGGAAAAGGGTACGGTCAACGAAGCCCTCAATCAACAGAGGAACGCCACCAACGTGGTGAACGCCATCACCGCTGAACAGATCGCGCGTAGTCCCGATGGCGACGCAGCCGCCGCTGCGCAGCGCGTGAGCGGTGTGACCGTGCAGGACGGCAAGTATCTGCAGGTGCGTGGCCTGAGTGAGCGTTACACCACCGCGTCGCTCAATGGCGCGCGCATTCCGAGCCCGGAGCCCGAGCGCAAGGTGGTGCCACTCGACCTTTTCCCGGCGTCGCTGCTGCAGGACGTCACCACCAGCAAGACCTTTACGCCGGACCAGCCGGGTGACTTCGCCGGCGCGAACGTGAACATCCGCACGCGCGAGTTCCCGGCGCGTCGTCAGATCAACTACTCCTCGAGCTTCGGTTTCGGAGACCGGGTATTCCGTCAGTCGCTGCCCTTTGCTCCGCGCGCCGGTGGCGAGCTGTTCGGCATGGCCTCGTCCAATCGTCGCATCCCCTCGGCCATTTCCCAGGCCAACTTCCTGGGCAATGTGAGTCAGCAGCAATTCAACCAGATGGCGCTTGAACAGCGCAACGTCTGGGCGCCGACGCGGCGTGACGGCGGAATGAACGGCTCCTTCGGCCTGTCCACGGGTGGCAACACGATTCTCGGCAAGCGCATCGGCTACGTACTGAGCGGCAACTACGGCTACAGCGAGGAAGTGCGCGCCAACGAGCGCTACGCCATCGGCAATCAGGGAGCGAACAACACCGTCGTGCCGCTCACCGAACTGCGTGGCCAGACCGGCCGCAGCAGCGCGCAGTGGGGCGGTATTGCGAATGTGTCCACGTTACTCGGCAAGAACTCGCGTCTGTCCCTCAACAGCACCATCACGCGCAGCGCCGACAACGAGGCCCGCACCGATCGCGGTTTTGACGAGAACCTGAACGACAGCATTCAGCGCACGACGCTCCGCTATGTGGAGCGCGGCGTGGCCACACTCACCGGCAGCGGCGAGCACCAGTTGAGTGAGCGCAACAAGACAGCCTGGCAGCTTTCGTACGGCAACACCTCACGCCGCGAGCCCGACCGCTCGGACGTGGTGTACGTGCGCGCCCCCGAAGGCGGTTACCAGATTCTCGCGTCGCTGGACGGTGCGCGTCGTCTGTACTTCGACCTCGAGGAGAACAACCTCACCGGTCAGGTGGACCACACGCTGGCCATCGGCAACGTCGCCAACCAGAACACGCTCAAGGTTGGTGCCTACCTGCGTACCACCGACCGCCGCGCGGACGCACCCATCTACGCCTTCATCTCGCGTGCCTCGCAGGACGTAGTGCGTCAGTCTCCCGATGTGATCTTCGGCGCCGGTCAGGCCTGCGACGGCTGCAGCAACATCAACGTGCAGCCCATCGGTCAGGCCGGTTCCTACTCGGCTGACGATCGCACGGCGGCTGCATATCTCATGGCTGACTGGGGCCTCACCAGCCGCACGCGCATGATTGCCGGTGCGCGTGTGGAGCAGGCGAAGATCGACGTCGCTGCCAGCACGCAGGGTGGCTTCACCACCAACGCCGCGCTCGACAACACCGACGTGCTGCCGTCGCTGCTGCTCAACACGCGCCTCACCGACAATCAGAATCTGCGCTTTGGCGTGACGCGCACGCTTGCCCGCCCCGAGTACCGCGAGCTGGCACCGGTGACGTTCCGCGATGTGCTGGGTGGCGTCAGTGTCACGGGCAACGCCAACCTCGTGCGCTCGCTCATCGACAACGTGGATCTGCGCTGGGAAGCCTTCCCGAATCCGGGTGAAGTGCTCAGCATCGGCGTGTTTGCCAAGCGCTTCGATCGACCCATCGAGCGTCTCGAGCAGGCGACGTCGGGCGCCTATCAGGCGCGCTTCCAGAACGCCCTCAGTGCCACCAACTACGGTGTCGAGCTCGAACTGCGCAAGCAGCTTGGCTTCCTCGGCACCTGGGGTGAAGCGTTCACCGGCTTCAGCAACGTGACGCTCATGAGTTCGCGTGTGAAGCTCGACTCGACGGGCGGCCTCACGGTGACGGACGCGCAGCGTCGCCTCGTGGGTCAGGCCCCGTATGTGGTGAACACCGGCCTCACCTACAGCAACCTCTCGGGCAGCACCAACGCCACGCTGCTCTACAACGTGGTGGGTGAGCGCATCACGGCTGCCGGTGTCGTACCCCTGCCCAACATCGTGGAGAAGCCGCGTCACCTTATCGACCTGTCGCTGCGCATTCCGGTGGCTGGCAGCCTGTCGGCGCGCGTCGATGCGCGCAACCTGCTCGATGCCCGCACGCGGTTCATGCAGGGCAACCTCGAGCGCGAAGGGTTCAACAGCGGCCGCAGCTTCTCGATGGGGCTGAGCTGGCGGCAGTAA
- the pstS gene encoding phosphate ABC transporter substrate-binding protein PstS codes for MTVPDGQRPLRAAVLLGLALLGVAACSPRDDLAENQSQPVSDSARAAFASSARVDLTGGGATFPYPLYARWFNEYAPLAQVRINYRAEGSGEGIRHIINRTADFGATDVPMTDAQLSRVGAQVLHIPTAVGAVAITYNLPGAGRPLRLSADVLTDIFLGRITRWSDARLAALNPDRTLPDDSVIVVVRDDDSGTSYIFSDYLATVSADWARHPGRGSTVDWPVGRGAHGNEGVAGLVKQTVGAIGYVEAVFARQNRLPLAHLRNRAGRFISPMPYEIAAAADQVLAREAGRMTRPNDYRLSLVDAPGQASYPIASFTWLVFSPAVLGEPRTRQLVDFLHWALRDGSAITSSLGYVTLPTSVAEDVLQRLDQLPAAAARAHPH; via the coding sequence ATGACCGTTCCTGACGGCCAACGTCCGCTGCGCGCCGCCGTGCTGCTGGGCCTCGCGCTGCTCGGCGTTGCAGCCTGCAGCCCACGCGATGACCTGGCAGAGAATCAGTCGCAGCCCGTGAGCGACAGTGCCCGCGCGGCGTTCGCCAGCTCCGCACGCGTTGACCTGACTGGAGGTGGGGCCACCTTTCCCTATCCGCTCTACGCCCGGTGGTTCAACGAATACGCCCCACTGGCGCAGGTGCGCATCAACTACCGTGCCGAAGGTTCGGGTGAGGGAATTCGCCACATCATCAACCGCACGGCGGACTTTGGTGCGACCGATGTGCCGATGACGGATGCACAACTCAGTCGTGTGGGCGCGCAGGTGCTGCACATCCCCACCGCCGTCGGGGCTGTTGCCATCACCTACAACCTGCCGGGCGCGGGGCGTCCGCTGCGCCTCAGCGCCGACGTGTTGACGGACATCTTCCTCGGACGCATCACGCGATGGAGCGATGCACGCCTCGCGGCGCTCAATCCGGATCGGACGTTGCCCGACGACTCGGTCATTGTCGTCGTTCGCGACGACGACAGCGGCACCTCGTACATCTTCAGCGACTATCTGGCCACCGTCAGCGCAGATTGGGCACGCCATCCCGGCCGCGGCAGCACGGTCGACTGGCCGGTGGGGCGGGGAGCGCATGGCAACGAGGGAGTGGCCGGCCTCGTCAAGCAAACCGTGGGCGCCATTGGCTATGTGGAAGCCGTGTTCGCCCGACAGAACCGATTGCCGCTGGCGCACCTCCGCAACCGCGCGGGTCGCTTCATTTCACCCATGCCATACGAGATTGCGGCCGCTGCTGACCAGGTGCTTGCGCGCGAAGCCGGACGCATGACGCGCCCCAACGACTACCGTCTGTCGCTGGTGGACGCGCCAGGCCAGGCCTCGTATCCCATTGCCTCCTTTACCTGGCTGGTCTTTTCGCCCGCCGTGCTCGGCGAGCCGCGCACCCGTCAGTTGGTGGACTTCCTGCACTGGGCCCTGCGCGACGGGAGCGCCATCACCTCGAGCCTCGGCTACGTCACCTTACCCACCAGTGTGGCTGAGGACGTGCTGCAGCGCCTCGACCAACTGCCTGCAGCCGCAGCGCGCGCGCATCCGCACTGA
- a CDS encoding Ppx/GppA phosphatase family protein yields MTAPGVSRPAASGSDVRIAAIDIGSNSVRQIIADVSLAGQIRVVDEMKAMPRLGDGLESTGLLSTDAIAQAVAAVQRMVVLARQLGAVRLEIVATSAVRDAGNAIEFTEQVYEATGERVRVLTGEEEALLSFRSALAHFELGAGRTVVMDIGGGSLELVLSKDGLIERVASLPFGAVRMTERFLTPAVRPRRVRALREYVRDGLKKAVPVKDWRGAQIIGSGGTFTNLAGIVLARQHVAVRSPHGTRVTRVELEHALDWLQRLDSDERRLVPGLNPARSDIIVAGLAVAAEVLSRFDPHDLLVSAYGIREGLLLETARVTPVVADPGEARERSVREFAERCHYEAPHAKQVRALSLQLFDALAPRLGLSADDRRMLADAALLHDVGYHINYEKHHKHSFHLISHAELLGMTPAEQVAIAHVARYHRGAPPKLKHPGFGQLDRNMRERITKLSAILRFADGMDRGHVAAVGGVAVKWTSDALRVMPTEADGATNIRLECWGASRKRHLLEAVLDRPVVVLMPDGTEVMTDDDGEIE; encoded by the coding sequence ATGACGGCCCCCGGCGTTTCCCGTCCAGCAGCGAGCGGCAGCGATGTCCGCATCGCCGCCATCGACATCGGGTCGAACTCCGTGCGGCAGATCATTGCGGACGTGTCGTTGGCCGGACAGATCCGCGTCGTCGATGAAATGAAGGCCATGCCACGACTGGGCGATGGCCTCGAGTCCACCGGCCTGCTTTCCACCGATGCCATTGCCCAGGCGGTGGCGGCCGTGCAGCGCATGGTGGTGCTGGCGCGGCAGTTGGGGGCGGTAAGGCTCGAGATCGTGGCCACGAGCGCGGTTCGGGACGCCGGCAACGCCATCGAATTCACCGAGCAGGTGTACGAGGCCACGGGCGAACGGGTGCGCGTGCTCACGGGTGAGGAAGAGGCCCTGCTCTCCTTCCGGAGTGCGCTGGCCCACTTCGAGCTGGGCGCCGGACGTACGGTGGTCATGGATATCGGCGGTGGGTCGCTCGAGCTGGTGCTGTCCAAGGATGGCCTCATTGAGCGCGTGGCCTCCCTGCCCTTTGGCGCCGTCCGCATGACCGAGCGCTTTCTCACACCGGCCGTGCGTCCGCGTCGCGTGCGCGCCCTGCGCGAGTATGTGCGCGATGGGCTCAAGAAGGCGGTGCCCGTGAAAGACTGGCGCGGCGCGCAGATCATCGGGTCGGGCGGGACCTTCACCAACCTCGCCGGTATCGTGCTGGCGCGGCAGCATGTCGCCGTGCGCTCGCCGCACGGTACGCGCGTCACGCGTGTGGAGCTCGAACACGCGCTCGACTGGCTGCAACGCCTCGACAGTGACGAGCGACGACTCGTTCCCGGTCTCAACCCTGCGCGCTCCGACATCATCGTGGCCGGACTCGCGGTGGCCGCCGAAGTGCTGTCCCGTTTTGATCCGCACGACCTGCTCGTGTCCGCCTACGGCATTCGCGAGGGGCTACTGCTGGAGACGGCGCGCGTCACACCGGTGGTGGCAGACCCCGGCGAAGCGCGTGAGCGTTCGGTGCGCGAGTTCGCCGAGCGCTGTCACTACGAAGCGCCGCACGCCAAGCAGGTGCGCGCGCTGTCACTGCAGCTCTTTGATGCCCTCGCACCGCGTCTCGGGCTGTCGGCCGATGACCGTCGCATGCTGGCCGACGCCGCTCTGCTGCACGATGTGGGATACCACATCAACTATGAGAAGCATCACAAGCATTCGTTCCATCTCATTTCGCATGCCGAGCTGCTGGGCATGACACCTGCCGAACAGGTGGCCATCGCGCACGTGGCGCGCTACCATCGTGGCGCACCGCCCAAGCTCAAGCACCCGGGATTCGGTCAGCTGGATCGCAACATGCGCGAGCGCATCACCAAACTGTCAGCCATTCTGCGTTTTGCCGATGGCATGGACCGCGGGCACGTGGCCGCTGTTGGTGGTGTGGCGGTCAAATGGACCAGCGACGCACTGCGCGTGATGCCCACGGAAGCAGACGGCGCCACCAACATTCGTCTCGAATGCTGGGGCGCCAGTCGCAAACGTCACCTGCTCGAAGCCGTACTCGACCGACCGGTCGTGGTGCTGATGCCCGACGGCACCGAGGTCATGACGGACGACGACGGCGAGATCGAGTAA
- the ppk1 gene encoding polyphosphate kinase 1, translating to MTAARIVVATQKSSATSLALPYLNRELSWLDFNARVLEEALDERVPLLERLKFLAIFSTNLDEFYMVRVAGLRRKATSGASQYASDPLTPAEQLIAIRERVASLLERRRTVLRRELLPALAVRGIQLVPMPALDDDERERVQAFFDAQVFPVLTPLAVDPGHPFPYISNLSLSLAVDIVDPVTGKEHFARVKVPRLLSRWVSTGHGHRYVPLEEVIASNLGSLFPGMEVRRSFLFRITRYSDLDLGQMDQPEDLLETIEQQVFQRRFGEVVRLEIQRDMPEAIRSLLLEELGASETQEVAPLQAADVHELDELLELGDLMQLAGIDMPELHDPPHSPLTPPAFRDSRNMFDVIRERDVLVHHPYESFGSSVEAFLEAAANDPQVLAIKLTLYRTSGDTAIVRALTEAAEAGKQVAVLIELQARFDEQNNIGFARTMENFGIHVAYGLPGLKTHTKTVLVVRREADGIRRYVHLGTGNYNSKTARLYTDIGLFTCHPEIGADLSDLFNSLTGVSRQKFYRRLAVAPVGLRAKVLELIDRETAHAMAGRGGRIIAKMNALVDPEVIAALYRASQAGVEVDLIVRGICCLMPGVKGISERIRVISIIGRFLEHSRVAFFANGGRPEYYIGSADWMPRNFDRRVETMVPIDDPQLHPGLERVLATCLADNRQAWELGSDGQYRRREASGKDSRATQATLIRHPWGAPDPPPAVTRSRRRRPS from the coding sequence ATGACGGCCGCGCGCATCGTGGTGGCCACGCAGAAGTCTTCGGCGACCTCGCTCGCCCTGCCATATCTGAATCGCGAGCTGTCCTGGCTCGACTTCAATGCCCGTGTACTCGAGGAAGCCCTCGACGAGCGGGTGCCGCTGCTGGAGCGGCTCAAGTTCCTCGCCATTTTCAGCACCAACCTCGACGAGTTCTACATGGTGCGGGTGGCCGGCCTGCGGCGAAAGGCCACCTCCGGTGCGTCGCAGTATGCCTCGGACCCGCTCACGCCCGCGGAGCAGCTGATTGCCATTCGCGAGCGCGTGGCGAGCCTGCTGGAGCGTCGGCGGACGGTGCTGCGCCGCGAACTGTTGCCGGCGCTTGCGGTGCGCGGCATTCAGCTCGTGCCCATGCCGGCCCTGGACGATGACGAACGCGAACGCGTGCAGGCGTTCTTTGACGCACAGGTGTTCCCTGTGCTCACCCCGCTTGCGGTGGATCCGGGACATCCGTTCCCCTATATCTCCAATTTGTCGCTGTCGCTGGCGGTGGACATTGTCGATCCCGTCACGGGCAAGGAGCACTTCGCGCGCGTAAAGGTTCCGCGCCTGCTCTCGCGCTGGGTGTCCACAGGACACGGGCATCGCTACGTGCCGCTCGAGGAAGTCATCGCGAGCAACCTGGGGTCGCTCTTTCCCGGCATGGAAGTCCGGCGTTCGTTCCTGTTTCGCATTACGCGCTACTCGGATCTGGACCTCGGCCAGATGGACCAGCCGGAGGACCTGCTGGAGACCATCGAGCAGCAGGTGTTTCAGCGTCGGTTCGGCGAAGTGGTGCGTCTCGAAATCCAGCGCGACATGCCGGAGGCCATTCGCAGTCTGTTGCTTGAGGAGCTGGGCGCGAGCGAAACGCAGGAAGTCGCGCCACTGCAGGCAGCCGACGTGCATGAGCTCGACGAACTGCTGGAGTTGGGTGACTTGATGCAGTTGGCAGGCATCGACATGCCGGAGCTGCACGATCCGCCACACTCACCGCTGACGCCGCCGGCCTTTCGCGATTCGCGCAACATGTTCGACGTCATCAGGGAGCGTGATGTCCTGGTGCATCACCCCTACGAGTCGTTTGGCAGTTCGGTGGAAGCTTTCCTCGAGGCGGCGGCCAATGATCCGCAGGTGCTGGCCATCAAGCTCACGCTGTACCGCACCTCGGGCGATACCGCCATCGTGCGGGCGCTCACCGAGGCAGCGGAAGCCGGCAAGCAGGTGGCAGTGCTGATCGAGCTGCAGGCGCGTTTCGATGAGCAGAACAACATCGGCTTCGCGCGCACGATGGAAAACTTCGGCATTCACGTGGCCTATGGTTTGCCAGGGCTCAAGACGCACACCAAGACGGTGCTGGTGGTGCGGCGTGAGGCGGATGGCATCCGGCGCTATGTGCATCTGGGAACGGGCAACTACAACTCGAAGACGGCGCGGCTCTACACCGACATCGGCCTGTTCACCTGCCATCCGGAAATCGGCGCCGATTTGAGCGATCTGTTCAATTCGCTCACGGGGGTGTCACGGCAGAAGTTCTACCGCCGTTTGGCCGTGGCCCCGGTGGGGCTGCGCGCCAAGGTGCTGGAACTCATCGACCGCGAGACGGCACATGCCATGGCCGGGCGCGGTGGACGCATCATTGCCAAGATGAACGCGCTGGTCGATCCGGAGGTGATTGCGGCGCTTTATCGGGCGTCGCAGGCCGGTGTGGAAGTCGATCTCATCGTGCGGGGCATCTGCTGTCTCATGCCCGGCGTGAAGGGCATCAGTGAGCGCATTCGTGTCATCAGCATCATCGGACGCTTTCTCGAGCATTCCCGCGTGGCGTTCTTCGCCAATGGGGGGCGACCGGAGTATTACATCGGCTCGGCCGACTGGATGCCCCGCAACTTCGATCGGCGCGTGGAAACGATGGTGCCCATCGATGATCCACAGTTGCATCCCGGACTCGAGCGGGTGCTGGCGACCTGTCTGGCCGACAACCGGCAGGCTTGGGAGCTCGGATCAGATGGGCAGTACCGTCGCCGCGAGGCCAGCGGCAAGGACTCGCGCGCCACACAGGCCACGCTCATTCGCCACCCCTGGGGCGCGCCCGATCCGCCCCCCGCAGTTACTCGATCTCGCCGTCGTCGTCCGTCATGA
- a CDS encoding inorganic phosphate transporter yields MVTFVLFIVVVALAFDFINGFHDSANSIATIVGTRVLSPLAAVVWAAVFNFSALFFVGTAVAKSVAAGFIDLAVVDANVILGGLLGAIIWNLITWWFGIPSSSSHALIGGYAGAAVAKAGFAALLWGKKWIETLSAIVLSPTLGALMGFLLMVIVFSTFRNIAKNKSEKFFRVAQLTSSALLSLAHGGNDAQKTMGIIVGLLVATQATFANQTGFLAHFHVTSLDTIPVWVELSAYTMISLGTLFGGWRIVHTMGTRITKLRPVGGFCAETGGAMVILAASKFGIPVSTTHTITGAIVGVGATNRLSAVRWGLAGRIVWAWVVTIPASAAMAALSYWLLAAFNPL; encoded by the coding sequence GTGGTTACCTTCGTCCTGTTCATCGTGGTCGTCGCGCTGGCGTTCGACTTCATCAACGGCTTCCACGATTCCGCCAATTCCATCGCCACGATCGTCGGCACCCGGGTTCTGAGCCCGCTGGCCGCCGTGGTCTGGGCCGCTGTCTTCAACTTCTCGGCGCTGTTCTTCGTCGGTACCGCTGTGGCCAAGTCCGTGGCTGCGGGCTTCATCGATCTCGCGGTCGTCGACGCCAACGTCATCCTCGGTGGCCTGCTCGGCGCCATCATCTGGAATCTCATCACCTGGTGGTTCGGCATTCCGTCGAGCTCCTCGCACGCTCTCATTGGCGGTTATGCGGGAGCCGCGGTGGCCAAGGCCGGCTTTGCCGCGCTGCTGTGGGGCAAGAAGTGGATCGAGACCCTCTCGGCCATCGTTCTTTCGCCCACACTTGGCGCACTCATGGGCTTCCTGCTCATGGTCATCGTCTTCAGCACCTTCCGCAACATCGCCAAGAACAAGTCGGAGAAGTTCTTCCGGGTGGCGCAGCTCACCAGTTCTGCCTTGCTGTCGCTGGCGCACGGTGGCAATGACGCGCAGAAGACCATGGGTATCATCGTGGGCTTGCTCGTTGCCACGCAGGCCACGTTTGCCAACCAGACCGGTTTCCTCGCGCACTTTCATGTGACGTCGCTGGACACCATTCCGGTGTGGGTGGAGCTGAGTGCCTATACGATGATCTCGCTGGGCACACTGTTTGGCGGCTGGCGCATCGTGCATACCATGGGCACCCGCATCACCAAGCTCCGTCCGGTGGGCGGGTTCTGCGCCGAGACGGGCGGCGCCATGGTCATTCTGGCTGCATCCAAGTTCGGCATTCCGGTGAGCACGACGCACACCATCACCGGCGCGATTGTCGGTGTGGGCGCCACCAATCGTCTCTCGGCCGTACGCTGGGGCCTCGCCGGACGCATTGTCTGGGCGTGGGTGGTCACCATTCCCGCCAGCGCGGCCATGGCCGCGCTGAGTTACTGGTTGCTCGCCGCATTCAATCCCCTCTGA
- a CDS encoding DUF47 domain-containing protein: MKLFSKDETFFDLFRQQAVYIGDAATLLRTMFENPSNAAQISVQIKKVETDGDAIVHTINQRIDTSFVTPLDREDIHLLAKRLDNVIDLINGASRRVVMFRVSTARDGGVQMADVLVRCGKEILASVGDVTKRQRMMEHGRLIKQLEEEGDVLYAQSVGALFERDEPAIEVLKWKEIFDALEEAIDECEDVSNALESIALKNS, translated from the coding sequence GTGAAGCTTTTCTCCAAAGACGAGACGTTCTTCGACCTGTTCCGCCAGCAGGCTGTCTACATCGGCGATGCCGCCACTCTGCTGCGCACCATGTTCGAGAACCCGTCCAACGCGGCGCAGATCTCGGTGCAGATCAAAAAGGTCGAAACCGATGGCGACGCCATCGTGCACACGATCAATCAGCGCATCGACACGAGCTTTGTCACCCCGCTCGACCGCGAAGACATTCACCTGCTGGCCAAGCGCCTCGACAACGTCATCGATCTCATCAACGGGGCCTCGCGCCGCGTGGTGATGTTCCGCGTGTCCACGGCGCGCGACGGTGGGGTGCAGATGGCCGATGTGCTGGTGCGCTGCGGCAAGGAGATTCTTGCGTCGGTAGGGGATGTGACCAAGCGCCAGCGCATGATGGAGCATGGCCGTCTCATCAAGCAGCTCGAGGAAGAGGGCGACGTGCTGTACGCCCAGTCGGTGGGTGCGCTGTTCGAGCGCGACGAACCGGCCATCGAGGTGCTCAAGTGGAAGGAAATCTTCGACGCCCTCGAGGAGGCCATCGACGAGTGCGAGGACGTGTCCAACGCCCTCGAGAGCATCGCGCTCAAGAACAGCTGA